A stretch of DNA from bacterium:
ATTTTTTACCTTAAGATTATAGTCTTTGTTATAGTCTTTGGTTTTAAATTTTAAGTTGTAGTTTTGCATTTTTAGTTTTTAGCTTTAAGTTTTTCAAGAGAAGTTTACAAATTTGCCAAAGTTTAGTAAAGACACTCTATAAGAAGCTTTTCATTAAGCACCACTACCTTTCTTCCTGTTTTTTTCTTCTTGCAAATCTTCTTTGCTCATTCTATTATATATATATATTAGCATTTTTTAGAAAAAAATTTAAAGATTAATTCCGAAAGATTATATAAGATACTATAATTGGAATAGCTAAACACACACTAAATTTTAAATTATAAGGAGGAAAGAAGACTATGAGTAATGGCGATTTTTCAATATTAGCAGGGAAGGTTTGGGAGGCTGATGATCTAAAAAAAAGGCTCCTTGAGAAGGAAAAGGAAATGGAGCAGATAAAGAAGCAATTTGCAGAAAAAGAAAGGCTTCTTAATGAACAATTAGCAAAGGTAAAAGAAGATCTTGATGCCGAAAAAATAGCCCACGAAGATACAAAGAAAAAGCTTATCTCTACAAAGACAAACCTTTCAAATGCAAAGATGAAGGCTGAGGAACTTGAAATAAAAATAAGGCAAATGGAGCAAGAAAAACAGCAGAAAAAGGGATTTGGTGGGCTGTTTAAGTAAATGTATAGGCTAATGGTAGAAGAGGGATTTTCTTCTGCCCATTCAATATCTGGTTATCCTGGAAATTGCAGAAGAACCCATGGCCATAATTACAAGGTTAGAATATATTTAAAGAATGAGGAATTGGATAACCTTGGAATGGTATTTGATTTTAAAGAGATAAAGAAAAAGCTTAAGGATGTGATCCTTCCTTTTGACCATCAAAATCTTAATGAAATTCCTCCATTTGATAAAACCCCTCCAACATCTGAGAACATTGCATTTTATATCTTTGAAAACCTTAAAAAGGTAATTCCCTCCCTTTATGAGGTAAGGATCTCTGAGAAGGATGGAAGATGGGCAGGATATAGCATTTTAGATAGCTATTCAGCTTCCCACTTCTATTTGGGTATAAAAGCCTAAAATAGAAGGGAAAAACCTAGTTTTACCTTATCCACCTCAAAATTATTATCAGGGGTTTCATAATCTGTGTTTTTTATGTATTCATAACCTGTGATAATTTGCAGGGTTTTTGAGATGGAATATTTAAAGAGAATGGATTGGGTGCTTTTTTTATAGATGGTCTTTGTCTTTCTGTAGTCATAAAAGTCATAATTTGTTTCAATTATCAAAGGTTCTATTGGATAGAATGTTGCCGAAAAAAAACAAGAGTTTATATTTGTCTTTTCTTTTTTTAAGCCCTCTTCTTGAAATAGAAAAGAGAAATTAGATGCGATGTTAACAGCCTTTTTCATTACCCCAAGGCTTAAGGAATAATCATTTCTTGTATAATCTCCCTCTGGATTTTTCTTGTCATCAAATCCCTCCCATTCATAGCCACCTCCAATGTTTATACCCCTTATTTCCTTGTCTATTTTAAGGGATATATCATCTAGGTTGCTTTCATTCTTTTTTATCTTTTCGCTACATTCAAGGCTTATATCAGCAAGATTTGTAATGTTAAATTTTATCTCTTTTTTGTCAATGTCTACATTTTTTTCAGAGCCTATTTCATAACCCAATGATAACCCCCTTAAAGGTTCAAAAGAGCCGCCAATTACATTCCTTCCACTTATAATTGAAGAATTCCCTTCTGTCTTAAAATCCTCTTCAATGTCTTCGTAATGAAGCTTTGTCCTCTTATGGGAGAAGTTCATATTCAATAACAACGCATCATCCTTTGTTTTTTTATCTTGAGTATAAATAGACCTTCCATATTCGTACGAAATTGTTATATCCTTTGGCAAAGGAATCATTCCATCCATTGAGAATGCCTCTGATGTAACAGGCAGAAGGGTGGATGTTCCATAGGATTCATCATCTTTAAAGCAAACATAGGTAATGCCAAATTTTTTATTTCCTTCTTGTGTTTCAAGCCTTATTCCACTACCCATTTGCAAAAAGGAGCTTTCGCTTTTTTCCTTTGTTCTTCCAAAAAATGAGAATATTTCATAATCAGATGAGGTTTTTTTGAATGAGGCACCCCT
This window harbors:
- the queD gene encoding 6-carboxytetrahydropterin synthase QueD gives rise to the protein MYRLMVEEGFSSAHSISGYPGNCRRTHGHNYKVRIYLKNEELDNLGMVFDFKEIKKKLKDVILPFDHQNLNEIPPFDKTPPTSENIAFYIFENLKKVIPSLYEVRISEKDGRWAGYSILDSYSASHFYLGIKA